One segment of Carya illinoinensis cultivar Pawnee chromosome 1, C.illinoinensisPawnee_v1, whole genome shotgun sequence DNA contains the following:
- the LOC122302578 gene encoding uncharacterized protein LOC122302578 translates to MNDGRITIETHHSSDPQRFRTFTVHFFHSYRIHVILTSTPAVVRAWLRKVRSRFLTHIRSRRLVVGLGVQWNPYYASAATLQLCIGHRCLVFQLFHAPRIPSALRRFLSDTGNTFVGVCNHRDEDMLLGSKHRLLLSNLVDVRDVVTATKGWSRSLSMEELASRILGFKGVEKPERIGRSAWDDYWLSEKQVQYASVDAYLSFSMGKALNVWKWPDSMSL, encoded by the coding sequence ATGAACGACGGCCGCATAACCATCGAAACCCACCACAGCTCAGATCCTCAGAGGTTCCGAACATTCACTGTACACTTCTTCCACAGCTACCGTATCCACGTCATTCTCACTTCCACCCCCGCCGTCGTCCGTGCATGGCTCCGCAAAGTCCGTTCCCGCTTCCTCACCCACATCCGCAGCCGCCGCCTCGTCGTCGGTCTCGGCGTCCAGTGGAACCCCTATTATGCCTCTGCCGCCACTCTCCAGCTTTGCATTGGCCACCGCTGCCTCGTCTTTCAGCTCTTCCACGCGCCCCGCATCCCCAGCGCCCTCCGCCGTTTCCTTTCCGACACCGGTAACACCTTCGTTGGCGTCTGCAACCACAGAGACGAGGACATGCTCCTCGGCTCCAAGCACAGGCTATTACTCTCGAACCTCGTTGACGTTCGTGATGTGGTGACCGCGACGAAGGGCTGGAGTAGGAGTCTCTCGATGGAGGAGTTGGCAAGCCGTATTTTGGGTTTCAAGGGCGTGGAGAAGCCCGAGCGGATTGGTAGGAGTGCTTGGGATGATTACTGGCTTAGCGAAAAGCAGGTCCAGTATGCAAGCGTCGACGCTTATCTTTCTTTCTCAATGGGAAAGGCTTTGAATGTGTGGAAATGGCCTGATTCGATGAGTCTTTGA